The following are encoded together in the Balaenoptera acutorostrata chromosome 9, mBalAcu1.1, whole genome shotgun sequence genome:
- the LOC103000904 gene encoding ubiquinol-cytochrome-c reductase complex assembly factor 3: protein METLRKALIAGAVLGAGAGVGTALFVLVAPGEQQKQAMLKEMPEQDPQRRDEAARTKELLLASLQEAAATQENVAWRKNWMSGGGGKSA, encoded by the exons ATGGAGACCCTGCGCAAAGCGCTGATCGCGGGCGCAGTGCTGGGCGCGGGGGCTGGCGTGGGCACCGCGCTCTTTGTCCTCGTGGCCCCGGGAGAACAGCAGAAGCAGGCGATGCTGAAG GAGATGCCGGAGCAGGACCCGCAGCGCAGGGACGAGGCGGCCAGGACCAAAGAGCTACTTCTGGCCTCTCTGCAGGAGGCAGCCGCCACGCAAGAGAACGTCGCCTGGAGAAAGAACTGGATGAGTGGCGGCGGCGGGAAGTCAGCCTGA
- the LBHD1 gene encoding LBH domain-containing protein 1 isoform X1 has protein sequence MALVPGSSEDGPWPRDSPGSSQQPESPRLTNPLWEDRGEIGQVEGRQDVQVSTSPPCVLLLAYVPIWPKPPAVPIQVVCQKTRLPSIVVEASEAEASEESGELRWPHEELQLLTDDEEEEVEVFFQDQSEEPGWTWSTLDPKSPLRTFNPELSWGQEQVDQDASWIPEETDCQEAPNPCPLWDSASGSRVCRSCFVEYSHFLPPRSFEGAEEEAVQATAGVEPGAATEAPGGRGCDRRRADHEAPPQEAGVQCTCQHYSVWEEAQKTPPADPACPERESSHGSGSPPQVSQD, from the exons ATGGCCCTTGTGCCAGGGAGCAGTGAGGATGGGCCTTGGCCTAGAGATAGCCCAGGCTCCTCCCAGCAACCAGAAAGTCCTAGACTGACCAACCCTCTCTGGGAGGACCGAGGAGAAATTGGCCAGGTTGAAGGTCGCCAGGATGTTCAGGTTAGTACTTCCCCACCTTGTGTCTTGCTGTTGGCTTATGTTCCAATTTGGCCCAAGCCCCCTGCTGTGCCCATCCAGGTTGTCTGTCAAAAGACCCGCCTCCCCTCCATCGTGGTGGAAGCCTCTGAGGCTGAGGCGAGTGAAGAGAGTGGGGAGCTCCGGTGGCCACACGAGGAGCTGCAGCTGCTCACTgatgatgaggaagaggaggttgAGGTCTTCTTCCAGGACCAAAGTGAAGAACCAG gctgGACTTGGAGCACACTGGACCCCAAATCTCCCTTAAGAACCTTTAACCCAGAACTCAGCTGGGGGCAGGAACAGGTAGATCAAGATGCCTCCTGGATTCCAGAGGAGACAGATTGTCAGGAAGCCCCCAATCCCTGTCCTCTCTGGGACTCAGCATCAGGTTCCCGTGTCTGCAGAAGCTGCTTTGTGGAATATTCCCATTTCCTGCCTCCCAGGAGCTTTGAGG GAGCTGAAGAAGAAGCTGTTCAAGCGACGGCGGGTGTTGAACCGGGAGCGGCGACTGAAGCACCAGGTGGTCGGGGCTGTGATAGACGAAGGGCTGATCACGAGGCACCACCTCAAGAAGCGGGC GTCCAGTGCACGTGCCAACATTACTCTGTCTGGGAAGAAGCGCAGAAAACTCCTCCAGCAGATCCGGCTTgcccagaaagagaaagcagccaTGGAAG TGGAAGCCCCCCTCAAGTCAGCCAGGACTAG
- the LBHD1 gene encoding LBH domain-containing protein 1 isoform X2, with amino-acid sequence MALVPGSSEDGPWPRDSPGSSQQPESPRLTNPLWEDRGEIGQVEGRQDVQVVCQKTRLPSIVVEASEAEASEESGELRWPHEELQLLTDDEEEEVEVFFQDQSEEPGWTWSTLDPKSPLRTFNPELSWGQEQVDQDASWIPEETDCQEAPNPCPLWDSASGSRVCRSCFVEYSHFLPPRSFEGAEEEAVQATAGVEPGAATEAPGGRGCDRRRADHEAPPQEAGVQCTCQHYSVWEEAQKTPPADPACPERESSHGSGSPPQVSQD; translated from the exons ATGGCCCTTGTGCCAGGGAGCAGTGAGGATGGGCCTTGGCCTAGAGATAGCCCAGGCTCCTCCCAGCAACCAGAAAGTCCTAGACTGACCAACCCTCTCTGGGAGGACCGAGGAGAAATTGGCCAGGTTGAAGGTCGCCAGGATGTTCAG GTTGTCTGTCAAAAGACCCGCCTCCCCTCCATCGTGGTGGAAGCCTCTGAGGCTGAGGCGAGTGAAGAGAGTGGGGAGCTCCGGTGGCCACACGAGGAGCTGCAGCTGCTCACTgatgatgaggaagaggaggttgAGGTCTTCTTCCAGGACCAAAGTGAAGAACCAG gctgGACTTGGAGCACACTGGACCCCAAATCTCCCTTAAGAACCTTTAACCCAGAACTCAGCTGGGGGCAGGAACAGGTAGATCAAGATGCCTCCTGGATTCCAGAGGAGACAGATTGTCAGGAAGCCCCCAATCCCTGTCCTCTCTGGGACTCAGCATCAGGTTCCCGTGTCTGCAGAAGCTGCTTTGTGGAATATTCCCATTTCCTGCCTCCCAGGAGCTTTGAGG GAGCTGAAGAAGAAGCTGTTCAAGCGACGGCGGGTGTTGAACCGGGAGCGGCGACTGAAGCACCAGGTGGTCGGGGCTGTGATAGACGAAGGGCTGATCACGAGGCACCACCTCAAGAAGCGGGC GTCCAGTGCACGTGCCAACATTACTCTGTCTGGGAAGAAGCGCAGAAAACTCCTCCAGCAGATCCGGCTTgcccagaaagagaaagcagccaTGGAAG TGGAAGCCCCCCTCAAGTCAGCCAGGACTAG
- the CSKMT gene encoding citrate synthase-lysine N-methyltransferase CSKMT, mitochondrial: protein MAALRRTLHLASLAAGARRAVAGSLAGSCLADRRLWDKLPAQPRQGSAGTFDWFFGYEEAQGLLLPLLQEAPAARPPRVLDVGCGTSSLCTGLYTKCPHPVDVLGVDFSPVAVAHMNSLLEGGQGQTPLCPGHPASHLHFMQANAQNLQPVASSGSFHLVLDKGTWDALARGGLPGAYQLLSECLRVLSPGGTLIQFSDEDPDVRLPCLEQRSQGWTVSVQELGPFGGITYFAYLVQGSN from the exons ATGGCAGCCCTGCGCCGAACCCTCCACCTGGCGAGCCTGGCGGCGGGGGCGCGTCGCGCCGTGGCGG GCTCCCTGGCTGGTAGCTGCCTGGCGGACCGCCGCCTCTGGGATAAGCTCCCCGCCCAGCCCCGTCAGGGCAGCGCCGGCACCTTCGACTGGTTCTTTGGATACGAGGAAGCCCAGGGGCTCCTACTGCCGCTGCTGCAGGAGGCACCAGCTGCCCGTCCGCCGCGGGTATTGGACGTGGGTTGTGGGACCTCCAGCTTGTGTACAGGCCTCTACACCAAATGCCCGCACCCAGTGGACGTGTTGGGGGTGGACTTCTCTCCTGTGGCTGTGGCCCACATGAACAGCCTCCTGGAAGGTGGCCAAGGCCAAACACCCCTGTGCCCGGGGCACCCTGCCTCACACCTCCACTTCATGCAAGCTAATGCCCAGAACCTGCAGCCAGTGGCTTCCTCAGGCTCTTTCCATCTAGTGCTAGACAAGGGCACCTGGGATGCTCTTGCCCGGGGTGGTCTGCCTGGGGCTTACCAGCTGCTGTCAGAGTGCCTGAGGGTCCTAAGCCCTGGGGGGACCCTGATTCAGTTCTCAGATGAGGACCCTGATGTACGGCTGCCCTGCCTGGAGCAAaggtcccaaggctggactgtGTCTGTGCAGGAGCTGGGCCCTTTCGGGGGCATCACCTACTTTGCTTACTTGGTTCAAGGCTCCAATTAA